DNA sequence from the Excalfactoria chinensis isolate bCotChi1 chromosome 7, bCotChi1.hap2, whole genome shotgun sequence genome:
AAAACATGCCTGCACTACAAGAAACCTGCCCTTTCCCTAAGGTAACCTGAGCCATGAAATTATAACTGTGCTTTGAATGTCGTGCACCAATCAATCATGAAGTATAGCAAAATATACCCACGTGTGTAAGGAGTGACTGTGCAGTAGTGCAGCACTGAGTAAGGCAGCCACAGCACTCACCGTGCATCCAAAATCTGCCGTTTCCTGAAGGTAACCTGAGCTGTGAAACTacatctgcattttgttttgtgcattAATCAATcattaaatgtaaaaaaatatgatCCCGTGTGTATGAAAAGCAggggcagctggagcaggtTATTGTAGAACcgcttgagttggaagggacctttaaaaggccatctggtccaactcccctgcgatgaacagggacacctacagctgatCAGGTGCTCAGTGTATTGTGGGACTGGACAACCAGGATGCAGCAGCACTCACTTTGCTCAGACTGGATGGAATTAGAGCTTGGAGCAGAGCCAGGATAGCCAGATGCAGGTGTAAAGCCTGAACGCACTGGAGATGTGGGCTTCCTGCTCATGCCAAGTCATGGACAGCACTGCAGGACCAGGGTCCCACCAGCACTGGTCTATGTGACTCATTAATACAGCTAAGCTCAATAATTAAAAGCCCGAGCCTCAGTCATGGCTTCATTAGCTTGTGTGCTCCAAGATGGGAAGCTCCTCTTTCTATCTGcttaaagaaacacacacattgagataaatgcattttatttaatgcaaCTTGCTCACACTTGGTACAGCCATGAAATATAAGCCAGAAGCAGCTTAAATAACTTCACAGAAGCTACCCAAGCTAGATGCAGAACATCCATAACAGAAAAATCCCATGAGGTGTTAAAGCTGGGCACAGCACCCTCGATGCAGCTGGAGCACTATGCCCTACTGGGGAGAAGGGGCAACATGCTCACAGACAATGCCAGCTCACCCTCCCCTTCGGTCCAGCTCTTGCAGTCCCATCTACACCATAATCCAGGGGATTTACCCCCAAAACCTGTGCCcattgctgctggctgcactcaGAGCAACCATAAAGATGCTCTGGGGTGGCCCATTGGGTGTCATAGCAGCATCACTTGGCTCCTTTGGTTTGTCTCCTCCGTCACTGCAGTGTTTATTTCCCCATGCATCGTTTCTGGTTGGCAAAGCGTAATGAGACGTCATTTCTTTACACAGGCAAGCAGGAAATCCCAAGGTGCCAAAGGTAaagtgaaagcagagcagggaaaCCAGAGCTGTAAGCGCAGAGCACTGGAGCATGACACACTGCATGGTTCCACTGGGGGCtctgagctctgagcagctggcTGGAAAACCCAGACTCCTGCATAAGGAGCTGCAAGATCTGCTTTCACAGCAATGGGATGTACTTCAGCCTATTCTGACTGCATTTGGCACAGCTCCTTTGAACCACGCTTCTGCTGGCTCTGCCACTGCAACAGCTGTCACCCACCACATCCCCTAAAAGCCACCACAGGCTTGAGACACCACAGCCAGCCCAGCAGGGAAGCACAGGCGATGATGCAACCCTCCTTCTGTTTCTGCCtacaagaaaacaagcagctaTTTGGCCTCACTACgtgaagaaaatgttaattgcATTCCACATCTATTGACTATGCTGTTAATACATCAGGTGTCGCAAACAATTACAGGTCCCCCAGTGCTACAGAGTGGAAGCAAAGCACTGGGGAGGTtcgctctgcttttccagagcAAAAAATCCCCAACAAGCAGGAGATCCCTAGGtgtggaaaggaaagcaaaacaggcATGGCTGTACCAAGTAGTCACCAGAGCCAGGTGAGGCAATCGCCCTGTGACTCACCAGGAGGCTGGCACAAGGAACATTGGCCACCAGCCATACTATGCAGTAAGGAGGTACGGAGGGCCCAGGAGCTTCTTCTTCCCCACACTATTGGAGCTGGTTGTACTAAGcctaggggggaaaaaaagatgaggcAAGACAAAATAGTGCCCCAAATCCAACAGGCAGCCACTACACAGCATCTGTCACTGCAGCCATCCCACCTGCTGGTGccactgccagcagccagcccaAGCCTGCTGCAGTGATGCAATCCATGCTGTTACATCACCTCTGCACCGGAGGCTGATGTAAGGAGAGCTGTTAAAACAAGTAGCTGTGAATATAAACCCGCCTTTTTTTGAAAGCTCTCGTGCCAGTGCTGTAGGGACGTGGCCTCTCCAGCCCTCTGGGGTTTAACACAGGGGATAGCCTGGGGAACGTTGCCTCAGCTGTGGTACCCCACAGGGATTGGCTGACCAGATCCTCCCCACAGTTCTTCCATGGGAGAAAAACCTCATGGGACTGATGCACAAAATCCCTTTTTGTGGGAAAGGGGACCCTGATCCCACACAGAGCGCAGCTCTAGGGAAGTTTTCCTGCCCAGGGCAGGGATTACAGGAACTGGAGCCATCCACATTGAAGCTCAGTGcttccagaaagcaaacagcacaggtGACCAGCACCTGCTGAGACCTGAGACCTCACTTCACCTCTGCATTTCAGGGAGTGGCACACAATTACCTTCAGTGCACAGAGCAGGTAAAAAAAAACGAGGCTGGATCCAAGGGATATGAAAACATCCCTCTGCAGGAGCAAGTCCAGGGTGGCTCAAGCTGTAAGAGCTCCAAGCCAAGGAATTCCACAGGGGCCAGAGCAGCCAGGTCAATCGAGTCTCTGTTAGAAAAGCCAAACAACTCCACTCTGCAACTTATTTATTGTTAAAGAAATTCAGCTGTTACAGTATTGGATGTGGGGACAAGAATCACAACTACACTAGTCCCTCCAGCAGGAGGGTGTTGGGCAGACCGGGAGCGTGGCACAGACACGGCCCTGCATTAAGCCCTATGTCTGCTTACAAAGATTAAGGCTTTGATCACTGGAATCAACACCCATCTCCCCGAGGAGGAGCAGGGTGTTAGGAgtcctgcttctcccagcaccAGGTCAGGAGGAGGCCCATCTCACGCTTCCTTGTGCCCCAGGACGCAGACGTGCCTCACCCAGAACTCCAGCGGGGTGTCACGTGAGGGAGCTCCCATTGTCTCCAGCAGCCTGCAAGAAGCACAGTAAGGGTCCTCTGCTCCCATCCAGCCAAGTAGCACCAGGTGTGGGGAGATAACCGCAACCATGGATGAGATTCTTTCCTCTAAAGCACTTCAAAGCTCGGATTAGCAACTGGCAGGAACCCTTTCACAAAGCAGTGCACCCCTCCTTCCCCTCAACCCCACTCTTGGTCCACCCTATGAGGGCATCTTTCACGCCCTGCTTATTTTCATAAAggcctttattattattacctcTTTTCCATCCCTGGGAGGAGGGTTTTTGCAGCCTCGGGGTCAGTCTTTAAGAAGACTTGGTATGGAGAGACAGACTCTAAGTAACCAACTACCCCAGCAACCGTCATGGGTATTTTATCATAGATGTTGGTGATTCtagaaaggcaatggagaatAAAGGAGCACTGGGACATTAAATACAAGCAGAGGAACAAGGGTGACTACAGAGCGAGGTGATGAATAAAGCCCATGACATTATCCATAGTCCAAGCATCTCCTCATGGCAGCTGGTGGGTCAGGAGCAGCGTTCTCACCCACTCACGGTCATGCACCAAGGCGCTCTTGCTCACCTCTTCTTGTCTGCAAATGGCAAAGCCTCGAAGATCTCCTTGTAGTCTTCCAGGACATGTTTTACTCTACTGTGAGAGTATTTTAAGAGCTGGTCCCAGGCCTATAATGACAGCAGATAAACAACCATGCTGAGCTCTCCACTGTGCATTTCCCCCTGCCCAGCACAGGTGAGCCCAAAGCTCGGTGCCCTCCCTGACCTCCCGGAAGATTTGGGTCAGTTTTTCAGAGCAGTCCCCGTAGTGCAGGCTCATATCAGTGGTGTAGGTGCTGATGGCCACGCAGCCGCCCGGCCGCAGCACACGCTTCGCCTCGTTCATGAACTTCCCAATATCAAACCAGTGTGCAGCCGTGAACGAGGCCAGGAGATCGACCGAAGCATCCTCAAAGGGCAGCTCCTCTGCCGGGCACACCCTGTGGAcagggggaaaaataacagTGTATCATGCTGGAAATAGTAGAGCAAGGCACGAAGCTAAAGGGCACGCAAGGAGCAGGGTTTTGCCTGCAGCACTCACAGGTAGGAGATGTTGGGAGGAGAGGGGGCAGCCTTGGCCTCCTGGATCTGTGCGTGGCTGATGTCGGTGCCCACCACCTTGACGAAGCGCTCGGCCAAGAAGGCTGTGCCTTGCCCTGAGCCGCAGCCCACATCCACAGCCAGCTGGGTGCAGCTGGGAGCCTGCAGGGACAGGGGGGCACATCTCAGCATAGCACCCCAACTCCtagccctgctcacagctgggTGCAGGCTCCTGGGCATCCCCGCTGAACCCTGGTAGTCATCCCACCCCAAGTAAAGGGGTAAGGATATAAACAGAGCACGGCTGTGCCCCGCTCACCTTCTCCTGCAGGTAGGTGAGGATGGTGTCCTTCAGCTCCTTGCCGGGGGCAAAGCGGTACTTCAGGTAGACGGCTGCATGCTGCGTGCCCTCAAACATCTGTGCAGCCATAGCGGGAGCACAGGGCCTGTCCTGTCGGGACAGCGGTGCTCAGCCTGCACCCAGCACCAGGACTTTGCCCAGGCTGTGCTCAGAAGCCAGAAGCCTCAGCAGCCATGTCCCGTTTGTGGCAGGCGCTGGGTAAGAAAGACGGAAGCAAGGAGTGTGACGGGAGGTGCAGCTCCCACAGGGACAGCATTTGCACGCAAAGAGCTCGGCAGAACAGCACAGCCCGTGACGTTTGGGCACACCAGGCAGGGAAGGGTTACAGCTTGTAACGCAGGAAGAGCCGCCGCTCTCTGTTCCGGCTGCTTTCAGCAGGGAGCACGCACGGGCTGCTCGCACTGCAATGCTTCCATCCGCTCCCTGCCGCTGCCCCAGCACCCCCGGCTACTCACGACACCAGCAGttcccagcagcaccccagTCACCGCTCCCAGGCTCTCCTGCCGTGTCGGGATGAAGGGACAAGGCCACCCGCCCTACGGCCAGCAGCGACGGGCCAGCCGTGGGGCAGAACGGGGCCGTGCGAGGCTCATTGCACGCAAACACCACGGGTGGGGCCACGCTTTCCAGGAAAACATTCCCAGCCCTCCCTGCGTAGCTGGGGTGAAAGAGCAGCGGCGGGCCTGACGGCGCTGCATCCGGGCTGCAGGGCCGACTGCTCCCTCTAGAGCTGCGGCAGCTCCGTAGCGCcgtgcagctgagctgcaagTAACAGCATCCTAAGGTCTCTGCTGTGAGGTCCCTAAAGCCTTAACGGAGCGTGCTGCAGCCTGAGAGCCGGGCTTCCCCTTGGTCCAGGGACTGTGGCATAGTGTAATTTCAGAACGCACACAAATAAGGGGATgaacagcagccccagcagctgcagataCCAAAGGAGAGCAAGAACCAAAGCCTGTGGGAACCCCAACCCGTACTTACTTGACTGTGCTGAAGTCCTCTCCTTGTACTCTGCCAAAGGAGAAAGGCTCACAGGGTGCTTTTATAACCCTGCTGCCAGCATTAGGAGCAAAGCCCCACACCTGGGCCAAGGCAGCCTGTTGGCATTTTGCGTGTGTTCAGGGCAGTAATGCTCGTTGCGCATAGCTGAGCCCACTAGAGCCCCTGCTTCTGTATCTATTAGTGACTGAACCGCAGGGAATGGGCAAAACAGGGCCACGAGCCCCATCTGTGCGTGCCAGGGGTACCTGGTAATATTGCACTTACTTTTTGGAGGCGGTGATTTGCTTTTAAGACCCCAGAGAGGCTTTGGCTTTTGGGAGACTTTCCTTTGCTTACGTCATGGAATCATTCAGGTTAAAAAAGACAGCTAAGATcccccaagcccaaccccagcccaccccacca
Encoded proteins:
- the LOC140255027 gene encoding putative methyltransferase DDB_G0268948, translated to MAAQMFEGTQHAAVYLKYRFAPGKELKDTILTYLQEKAPSCTQLAVDVGCGSGQGTAFLAERFVKVVGTDISHAQIQEAKAAPSPPNISYLVCPAEELPFEDASVDLLASFTAAHWFDIGKFMNEAKRVLRPGGCVAISTYTTDMSLHYGDCSEKLTQIFREAWDQLLKYSHSRVKHVLEDYKEIFEALPFADKKRITNIYDKIPMTVAGVVGYLESVSPYQVFLKTDPEAAKTLLPGMEKRLLETMGAPSRDTPLEFWVRHVCVLGHKEA